A genome region from Fibrobacter sp. includes the following:
- the rpsS gene encoding 30S ribosomal protein S19, protein MSRSLKKGAFVDSHVLVKAQAMAGSDKKQAIKTWSRRSTIIPDMVGLTFSVYNGKQFIPVYVTENMVGHKLGEFSMTRTFKGHRKTEAAGGKK, encoded by the coding sequence ATGTCCAGATCCCTTAAGAAAGGTGCGTTCGTGGATTCCCACGTTCTCGTCAAAGCTCAGGCAATGGCTGGTTCCGACAAGAAGCAGGCCATCAAGACCTGGTCTCGTCGTTCTACCATCATTCCCGATATGGTCGGTCTCACTTTCTCCGTCTATAACGGCAAGCAGTTCATCCCGGTTTATGTTACCGAAAACATGGTCGGTCACAAGCTCGGTGAATTCTCTATGACCCGTACATTCAAGGGCCACCGTAAGACTGAAGCTGCTGGAGGCAAGAAATAA